Proteins from one Campylobacter concisus genomic window:
- a CDS encoding tetratricopeptide repeat protein, whose amino-acid sequence MKKVILILFCVLFSWGKNFDATKLESECALNNVESCTDLIYIYLDKNERDKMSAMANKACELGNPHSCLFLGNIYLQKDTLAQEKEEGLRLYNKACELKNAFACYTLALIYEAGDAGILQNKNRAKNYYKKACELALEEACSSLKISQ is encoded by the coding sequence ATGAAAAAAGTAATTTTAATTTTATTTTGTGTTCTATTTTCTTGGGGTAAAAATTTTGATGCCACCAAGCTTGAAAGTGAATGCGCTTTAAATAACGTAGAAAGCTGCACCGATCTTATATATATCTACCTTGACAAAAATGAGCGCGATAAAATGTCAGCTATGGCAAACAAGGCCTGCGAGCTAGGCAATCCACACAGTTGTCTATTTTTAGGAAATATATATCTACAAAAAGACACACTAGCACAAGAGAAAGAAGAAGGGCTTAGGCTTTATAATAAGGCTTGCGAATTAAAAAATGCATTTGCTTGCTACACCCTTGCACTCATCTACGAAGCTGGAGATGCTGGTATACTGCAAAATAAAAATAGAGCAAAAAACTACTACAAAAAAGCCTGCGAGCTTGCTTTGGAAGAAGCATGCAGTAGCTTAAAAATTTCTCAGTAA
- a CDS encoding type II asparaginase has translation MILGATLAVAKPTIYILATGGTIAGSGSGSLDSSYTSGTVTVDKLIAAVPDINKIATIKGEQISNIGSQDMNNEVWLKLANRINELLNSGKADGIVVTHGTDTMEETAYFLNLVVKSDKPVVLVGAMRNSGSLSADGPLNLFNAVNVAISKDSVGKGVVVTMNDEIHAAREVTKTNTTGVDTFKSPNSGKIGTVFYGNVKYYMNPIRKHTAKSAFDLEGVKELPRVDIIYSHANDNPDFVNIAVKNGAKGIVSAGLGNGNPYFSVLDALGEASKAGVVVVRDSRVGSGETTMNGEVDDAKYGFLTSDNLNAQKARVLLMLALTKTNNKAKIQEYFLTH, from the coding sequence ATGATTTTAGGTGCTACTTTAGCGGTTGCTAAGCCAACCATCTACATCCTAGCCACTGGTGGAACGATAGCAGGAAGCGGCTCAGGTTCGCTTGATTCTAGCTATACTTCTGGAACTGTTACGGTTGATAAACTTATCGCAGCCGTACCAGATATCAACAAGATCGCTACCATAAAAGGCGAGCAAATTTCAAATATCGGCTCACAAGATATGAACAACGAAGTTTGGCTAAAGCTTGCAAATAGAATCAACGAGCTTCTAAATAGCGGCAAAGCTGATGGTATCGTTGTTACTCACGGCACAGATACTATGGAAGAGACAGCTTACTTTCTAAATTTAGTTGTTAAAAGCGACAAGCCAGTTGTACTTGTAGGTGCGATGAGAAATAGTGGCTCACTAAGTGCAGATGGCCCACTAAATTTATTTAACGCTGTAAACGTAGCTATTAGCAAAGATAGCGTAGGTAAGGGCGTTGTGGTTACTATGAATGATGAAATTCACGCTGCTAGAGAGGTGACAAAGACCAATACAACAGGCGTTGATACATTTAAATCACCAAATAGCGGCAAAATCGGAACAGTCTTTTATGGTAACGTAAAATACTATATGAATCCGATCAGAAAACACACAGCAAAATCAGCATTTGACCTAGAGGGTGTAAAAGAGCTTCCAAGAGTCGATATCATCTACTCTCACGCAAATGACAACCCTGACTTTGTAAACATAGCTGTTAAAAACGGCGCAAAAGGTATCGTTAGTGCTGGCCTTGGTAACGGCAACCCTTACTTTAGCGTACTTGACGCACTTGGTGAGGCTTCAAAAGCTGGCGTAGTGGTAGTTCGTGACTCACGTGTAGGAAGTGGCGAGACAACTATGAACGGCGAAGTTGATGACGCAAAATACGGCTTTTTAACAAGCGACAACCTAAACGCGCAAAAAGCCAGAGTGCTTTTGATGCTTGCGCTTACAAAAACAAACAATAAAGCAAAAATTCAAGAATATTTCTTGACTCACTAA
- the flgG gene encoding flagellar basal-body rod protein FlgG, whose protein sequence is MMRSLYTAATGMIAEQTQIDVTSHNIANVNTYGYKKNRAEFADLMYQVMEYAGTATSQTTTSPTGIEVGLGVRPTAINKIFSQGYFKETSNNLDMVIAGNGFFQIQLPDGTTAYTRNGAFKLDANGTIVNSDGYQLIPQITVPANATQISIGTDGTVSVLQAGEREMAQIGQIELANFINPAGLHSMGDNNYLETSASGNVVVGVAGLDGLGTIRQGFVEMSNVQLVEEMTDLITGQRAYEANSKAITTSDSMLEIVNGLKR, encoded by the coding sequence ATGATGAGATCACTTTACACTGCGGCCACTGGCATGATCGCCGAGCAGACGCAGATAGACGTAACCTCACACAACATCGCAAACGTAAATACCTATGGATATAAGAAAAATAGGGCTGAATTTGCTGACCTTATGTATCAAGTCATGGAGTATGCAGGCACAGCTACGAGCCAAACTACTACAAGCCCGACAGGCATCGAAGTAGGCCTTGGTGTGCGCCCAACAGCGATAAATAAAATTTTCTCTCAGGGCTATTTTAAAGAGACTAGCAACAACCTAGATATGGTAATAGCTGGCAACGGCTTTTTTCAAATTCAACTCCCTGATGGCACGACGGCTTACACTAGAAATGGTGCATTTAAGCTTGACGCAAACGGCACGATCGTAAATAGTGATGGCTATCAGCTAATCCCTCAGATCACAGTGCCTGCAAATGCGACGCAAATTTCTATCGGCACAGATGGCACCGTGTCAGTGCTTCAAGCAGGCGAGAGAGAGATGGCTCAGATAGGTCAGATCGAGCTAGCAAATTTCATAAACCCAGCTGGCCTTCACTCAATGGGCGACAACAACTACCTAGAAACAAGCGCTAGCGGTAATGTTGTGGTAGGTGTGGCAGGACTTGACGGACTTGGTACGATCAGACAAGGATTTGTCGAGATGAGTAACGTTCAGCTAGTTGAAGAGATGACCGATCTTATCACTGGTCAGCGCGCATACGAGGCAAACTCAAAGGCGATAACTACGAGCGATTCGATGCTTGAAATAGTAAATGGGCTTAAAAGGTAG
- a CDS encoding AzlC family ABC transporter permease produces MTFNYVFKLSIPIFMGFFPLGIAFGILAKSMGISAFIAVALSMLGYGGAAQFMMLSLFSVGTSYVEVFIVSYLVNLRHTFYGISLLKEYSGIKFKLLNIALLTDETFAIFKNLGLKEASDRSFVFTWLNVLSWSYWAAGTLLGAILGDFIKADTKGLEFSLTSLFIVVVIEMFKNDKNYRVLFAATFFGVLGVSLFPAKFVLVGSMTLCFVFLLLFKDKI; encoded by the coding sequence TTGACATTTAACTACGTTTTTAAACTATCCATTCCTATCTTTATGGGTTTTTTCCCTCTTGGCATCGCCTTTGGCATTTTGGCTAAAAGCATGGGCATTAGCGCATTTATCGCTGTGGCGCTTAGTATGCTTGGATATGGCGGAGCAGCGCAGTTTATGATGCTTTCGCTCTTTAGCGTCGGCACGAGCTATGTTGAGGTTTTTATCGTGAGCTATCTGGTAAATTTGCGCCACACTTTTTATGGAATTTCACTTTTAAAAGAGTATAGCGGGATCAAATTTAAGCTCTTAAACATCGCTTTGCTAACAGATGAGACCTTTGCGATATTTAAAAATTTGGGGCTAAAAGAGGCTAGTGATCGAAGTTTTGTCTTTACTTGGCTAAATGTGCTTTCTTGGTCTTACTGGGCGGCTGGAACGCTGCTTGGAGCGATACTTGGTGACTTTATCAAGGCCGATACGAAGGGGCTTGAGTTTAGTTTGACCTCGCTTTTTATAGTAGTCGTCATCGAGATGTTTAAAAATGATAAAAATTACCGCGTGCTCTTTGCGGCGACATTTTTTGGCGTGCTTGGAGTGAGCCTATTTCCAGCTAAATTTGTGCTTGTTGGCTCGATGACGCTTTGTTTTGTATTTTTGCTTTTGTTTAAGGATAAAATTTGA
- a CDS encoding branched-chain amino acid transporter permease — translation MISVNSSEMILFIAVLLSALATFITRATPFYALRNYKPNPYLDAIEKHMGMMIMVVLVCYGLKDTKFSEFPYGLSEIVAVFTAILMHLKFKNTLLSIVISTGIYMFLIRIF, via the coding sequence TTGATAAGTGTAAATTCAAGTGAAATGATACTGTTTATAGCGGTGCTTTTAAGTGCCTTGGCTACTTTCATCACAAGGGCGACACCGTTTTATGCATTAAGAAACTATAAGCCAAACCCTTATTTGGATGCCATCGAGAAGCATATGGGTATGATGATAATGGTTGTTTTGGTCTGCTACGGCTTAAAAGATACGAAATTTAGCGAGTTTCCATACGGCTTAAGCGAGATAGTAGCGGTTTTTACAGCTATTTTGATGCATTTAAAATTTAAAAATACCCTTCTTAGCATAGTTATTTCAACCGGAATTTATATGTTTTTGATAAGAATTTTTTAA
- a CDS encoding flagellar hook-basal body protein encodes MQNGYYQATAGMVTQFNRLNVISNNLANVNTIGYKRNDVVIGDFARIFKETQDELPLKNHTKDGAKFLNRTLDRVPQVSEEYTDFSAGGFKYSSNTLDFAIKRDDAFFLVDTPNGVKLSKNGSFSLDGDGYIVTKEGYKVLPSGYEAQSPGQRGIQAPQGEVLTADKNGNLYSNNNQFSKFFIAQPREIRDLKKVGDNLFETRNFNDINELDEADSVMQGYAQMSNVNPVLEMVGLIETQRLVDMYQKVMTSHMTDLNQDAVQKLALKA; translated from the coding sequence ATGCAAAATGGTTATTATCAAGCCACAGCTGGCATGGTAACGCAGTTTAATAGATTAAACGTTATCTCAAATAATCTTGCAAATGTAAATACGATCGGCTATAAACGAAATGACGTAGTTATCGGTGACTTTGCGAGAATTTTTAAAGAGACGCAAGATGAGCTTCCGCTTAAAAATCACACAAAAGATGGAGCTAAATTTTTAAATAGAACGCTTGACCGCGTACCACAAGTAAGTGAAGAGTACACCGACTTTAGTGCCGGTGGCTTTAAATACAGCTCAAACACGCTTGACTTTGCGATAAAAAGAGATGACGCATTTTTCTTAGTTGATACCCCAAATGGTGTAAAGCTTAGCAAAAACGGCTCTTTTAGCCTTGATGGCGACGGCTATATCGTCACAAAGGAGGGCTATAAGGTTTTACCAAGTGGCTATGAGGCACAAAGCCCCGGTCAAAGAGGCATTCAAGCACCACAAGGTGAGGTGCTAACTGCTGATAAAAATGGAAATTTATACTCAAATAATAATCAATTTTCTAAATTTTTTATCGCTCAGCCAAGAGAGATAAGAGATCTTAAAAAGGTCGGCGACAACCTCTTTGAAACTAGAAATTTTAACGACATAAATGAGCTTGATGAAGCTGATAGCGTAATGCAAGGATATGCCCAGATGTCAAACGTAAATCCAGTTTTAGAAATGGTGGGTCTTATAGAAACCCAGCGCCTAGTTGATATGTATCAAAAGGTTATGACAAGCCACATGACTGACCTTAACCAAGATGCTGTTCAAAAACTAGCCCTAAAAGCTTAA